The Luteibacter flocculans genomic interval ATGATGCCGAAGCCCTGGATCGAACTGGCTTCGATGTGCTCCACGTCGTTCACCGTGGTGGTGAGCACGCGCTCGAACGGCGACGACACGCGTCCCGCCATCTGATCAGGCGGCAGGCCGTTGTACTGCCACACCACCGCAATCACCGGAATCTTGATGTCCGGAAAGATGTCCGTAGGCGTGCGCAGTGCAGCGAGCGGACCGACGATGAGAATCAGCAACGCGAGGACGATGAAGGTATACGGCCGCGTGAGTGCGATCCGGACGATGCCAATCATGGGGGACGGATTCCGAGCGCGATGTTGCGTCACCGCGAATTTTGCGCCGTAAGGAATCGTGGGCGTAGTTAAGATTTATTTAGGGGCTGTTTACCGAGCCCTAGATCGCGGGACAGGTCACGGAAAACACCGCGCCCTTCTCGTTGCCGCCGACCGAGAGCGAGAATCCATGAAGGCGCACGATCGCGGCAACGATGGCCAGACCGAGCCCGCAGCCCGGCTTGGATCGCGTCTCGTCGCCGCGATAGAAGCGGCGGAACACCGCTTCGCGTTCGGCGACGGGAATACCGGGGCCGGTATCGGCGACGTCCACGCGGGCGTCGCCACCGGCGTCGGTCGATGCGACCAGGCGCACCGTGCCACCGTTCGGGGTGAATTTGATCGCATTGCCGACGAGGTTGGCGAATGCCTCGAACATCAACTGCGGATCGCCGCGCAGAAGGGGCAGCTTGCCCACCTCGATCTCGAAGCGCTGCTCGCGGTCTTCGGCCAGCGGCGCATAAAACTCGTGCACGTTACGCAGCACGGTGCCGAGATCCATGTTCTCGAAGCAGGCACTGCGTTGGCGATCTTCCAGCTCCGACACGCGCAAGAGCGCGCGGAATCGCGCCAGCACGGTATCGATCTCGGCAACGCAGGCGTCGAGTTGCTCGCCTTCCGGCTTTCCTTCGAACTGTTGCTGCAAGCGATACAAGCGCGTACGCATGCGGGTCAGCGGCGTGCGCAGGTCGTGAGCGATGTTGTCACTGACTCCCTTGACCTCGCCGAGCAGGCGTTCAATCTCGGTCAGTGTGGTGTTCACGGTCGCTGCAAGCAGGTCCACTTCGTCGCCGCCGCGACTGACCGGCAGGCGCACGCTGAGATCGCCCTCGCGAATCGGTTCCATCGCCTGCTGGATCGCACGGATGCGTCGCGCAGGGCCGCGCGCAATCAGCACGCCGCCCAGCAGCCCGGGAATCAACGTGAGCGACAGGCCCCACAGCACGCCACGTCGGATGATCGCGCCGATACCGTCGATGGTGGTGCTTTCCTTGGCGACGACGATACGGCTGCCGTCCGGCAACTCGCGCGTGATGCCTCGCACGCGTGCCGTCGCCTTTCGTGTGGGACTGTCGAGGGTGGCTTCAAGCGGAAGCACCACGCCATCCTGCCCCAGCTCGCGCGGCACGGTGGCGATGTTGCCGGCGATTCGCCTTCCCTGTGCATCGAACAGGCCGATCCACATGTAGCCCTGCACGTCCACTTCGCTGGCAGCCTCCACGGTAGCAGGCAGGCGCCGCGGGTCCGTGCGCTCGAGATAATGGATACGCGCAGCGAGCATCTGATCGACGACACCCGACAGATAACGCGATGCTTCCCATTGCACGACACCAAGGAGCACCACGCACCAGATGGCGAACAATGCGCCGTAGATGATGATCAGGCGCGAGGTGGCAGAACGCCAGGCGTCAGTCAGCGGGCGCAAGGACGTATCCCGAGCCGCGGACGGTGCGAATGAGCGGCAGCTGGCCGGCGCCGTCGATCTTGCGGCGAAGGCGACCGATATGGACGTCGATCACGTTGGTGCCCGGATCGAAATGAAAGCCCCAGACGTGTTCGAAGATCATCTGCCGGGTCACGACCTGCCCCGCATTGCGCATGAGGAATTCGAGCAGACGGAATTCCGTGGGCAACAAGGTCAGTGCCTGCCCGTTACGTTGCGCGTTGTGCCGCACGAGATCCAGCTCCAGGTCCGCTACGCGCAGGCGCGTTTCGTTGGCAGCAGGCCGGCGTCGGCGCAGCAGCACCTCGGCCCGTGCGGCCAATTCGTCGGGCGCGAACGGCTTGGTGAGGTAGTCGTCGCCGCCGGCGCGCAGACCGCGCACGCGCTCGTCGACATCGGACAACGCACTGATCATGAGCACCGGCGTGTCGATCGCGCGTTGGCGCAATGCGGAGACGACGTCGATGCCGTCCATGCCGGGAAGCATGCGATCAAGAGTGATGATGTCGTAACCATCGGCAAGCGCACGTTGCAGACCGTCGCGGCCATTCGCGACCCAGTCGGCCGTGAGACCGTGCGCACCCAGCTCCGCGACGATGTCGCGAGCAGTGACCTCATCGTCTTCGATGACCAGGGCCCTGAGCATCAGGTTGGACTCCCGCATGGTGACAACGGAAAACGGCCCCCGAGGGGGCCGTTCCGGATCTTACGCCGCCGATGGATCAGGCCGCGATGGCAACCCGCATCTTCTTCATCGCATTCGCCTCGATCTGGCGGATACGCTCGGCGGAAACGCCGTACTCGTCCGCAAGATCCTGCAGCGTGGCCTTGTTGTCCTCGGCCAACCAGCGGCGCTGGATGATGTCACGCGAACGGTCATCCAGATTGCCGAGCGCCGAGGACAGCGCGCCCATCTGGTTGTTGCTCGCGTCTTCCTCGGCGAGGTTGTCGTACGGGTCCGCGCCTTCGTCGACCAGGAACGCGGCCGGTGCCGGCTTCTCGTCGTCATCCGCATCAGCCGGGGCTTCGAAGCCCACGTCGCGGCCCGACAAACGGGACTCCATCTCGCGAACGGTGGCCTCGGGCACGCCCAGGTCATTCGCCACGACGCGCACCTCTTCTGCGTTCATCCAGCCCAGACGCTTCTTGCTCTTGCGCAGGTTGAAGAACAGCTTGCGCTGCGCCTTGGTGGTGGCGACCTTCACGATGCGCCAGTTGCGCAGGATGAATTCGTGCATTTCGGCACGGATCCAGTGCACCGCGAAGCTGACCAGGCGAACGCCCTGGTCCGGGTCGAAGCGCTTCACCGCCTTCATCAGGCCGATGTTGCCTTCCTGGATGAGATCGGAAAGCTGCAGGCCGTAGCCGTTATAGCCGCGAGCCACGTGGACCACGAAACGCAGATGCGACATCACCAGTTGCTTGGCGGCGTCGAGGTCGGCTTCCTCATGGAAGCGCCGCGCGAGCGACTGCTCCTCGTCAAGGCTGAGCACCGGAATGCGATGGACCGCCGAGATATAGGAATCCAGACTGCCGACGACGCTCGGTAGCCCGTAGTTACGGGTGGCGAGGGCTTGTGACATGTGTGGAACCTCCTGAAAGTCTTGTACGCAGATTAGCAGTCCCGGGATGAGAGTGCTAAGTCGGCCCGAAGTTCATCGGTTAACTGTACTCAATGGTACAGAAATAGGTTAGGCATGTCCAGGGGCTGGCTTGATCGATTCAGGAGCGGTACGGCGTGGTTCGCTGACGGGCACGGTCGGCAGCGGCGGCTGGACCGCTTAACGCTACGGCGCCAACGCCGCCCGGGGCGGCAGCGACCAGTCGATCGGCGTTTCGCCGCGGGACTCGAGGTAGGCGTTGGCCTTGGCGAAGTGGCCACAGCCCATGAAGCCGCGGTGGGCGGACAGCGGCGAGGGATGCACACTGCGCAGGACCAGGTGGCGTTTGCCGTCGATGAGCTGGCCCTTGCGCTGGGCGTGGCTGCCCCAGAGCATGAATACGAGCCCTTCGCGCTCCCGGTTGAGTGCGTCGATGGCCGCGTCGGTGAAGCCCTCCCACCCCTTGCCCTGGTGCGAGCCGGCCTGCCCTGCTTCCACGGTGAGCACCGCGTTGAGCAACAGCACGCCGCGATCGGCCCAGGGCGTGAGGCAGCCATGGTCCGGGCGAGGGATGCCGAGGCAGTCCTCGATTTCCTTGAACATGTTCTGCAGCGACGGTGGCACACGCACACCGGGACGCACGGAGAAACTGAGGCCGTGCGCCTGTCCGGGGCCGTGGTACGGGTCTTGGCCGAGGATGACCACGCGCACCCTGTGAAAAGGCGTGTGGGCGAAAGCGTTGAAAATCTCAGGCCCCGGGGGATAGATCACCTTGCCGGCAGCCTTTTCCGTCCGCAGGAAGTCCGACAGGGCGAGCATCTCGGGGCGGTCCAGATACGGGCCGATCCGCTCCTTCCAGGAGGGCTCGAGTTTCACGCGATCGTTCAATGCGCCATCCTTTCGCGCAGATGCTGAGCAACACGGAGCTGGAACAAAAGCTTGGTGATGAGGAGCTTTTCCTCCACCGGCTTCTCGACCAGATCGTTGGCACCGGCGCGCAACAGCGCGGCCTGATTGGCGGGATTCTCGTCGCCCGTCATCACGAGCGTGGGCAGTTGGCCCTTGCCGTAGCCGAAGTCGTTGCGAATGCGCTCGACGAGATCGCCACCCGTGAGTTCGCCTTTCAGGCTGACGTCGGTCAGCACGACGTCCGCGCCGACCTCGCCACGCGCTCGCGCCGCGTGGAGATGATCGAGCGCGTCTTCCGCGCTGATCACGTGATGCACGGTGAGCCCGTACTTTTCCATCATGCGGCGCGTCGCCAGCGCGACGACGCGACTGTCTTCCACATAGAGGACTTCGCCTTCCGCGCCGCCTTCGGGGCGCACGTAGCCGCGAATGAATTCCGCCAGGGCGCCGAAGCCCAGGGACTTATCGAAATAGTCGGTGATGAATTCGCCCAGCTCTCGCCGGTGCAGGCGCTGTTCCACATCGCCGGAGACAACGACGATGGGCATGTAGATCTGCGGTGCCGACTCGCGGACGAAGCGGGCGAGATCGAGGCCATCCATGTCCGGCAGGCGCAACGCGATGGTCACGAAGTCGAACACGCCGCGCTGCAACTCGGCCTGGGCTTCGGCCCCTGTGGCTACGCCGACGATCTCCACGCCCGGCACTTCGGCCGTGACGACGCGGGCGATCAACTGGCGCACGACCTTCGAGCCGTCCACCACCAGAATGCGCGGCGTCGCGCCGCCGTCACGTGATCCGATCTGAGTTGCCAACCCCGCCCCCTTTTCGTCAGGCCGCCGTGGCGCGGCGAATTTGCCGCGCGCTGACGAGCCTCGCCCCGAGCCACCCCAGCACGGCCGAAGCAAAGGGTACCGAAAGCAGCAGCCACGCAGGGAGTCCGCCGAAGGTGACGCTGCCATCGTAGGCGGCCGCCAGCCGCCCCACTGGCCCCGCCATCGCCAGTTCCAGCACTACGGCGAGCACCACCGCGAGCACGCCCGCGAGGAAACCCAGCCAGATGCCGGTGTAGAGATAAGGCCGGCGAACGAAGGGCCGGCTCGCGCCGATCAGCAGCAGGACGCCGATCTCCGCACTGCGGCTCTGGATATCGACGCGGATGGTATTGCCCACCACCAGCAAGGCGGCGACACCGAGCAGCAAGGCCAGGAGCGCCACGGCACGGCCGCCCACGCCGAGCAATGCATCGAGTCGCTGCCGCCACGCACCGGTGTCCTGGACCATGTCCACGCCCGGCGTGGCCTTCATGGCGTCGACCAGCCGCCCGACATCGTCGGCGCTGAGGCCCGGCTTCGGCTGCACCGAAAGCACGTAGGGCAGCGGGTTCACGTCGAGTGACTGCAAGGCGCCGGAAAAACCCTGTACTTCGGCAAGCTCGTCCAAGCCGTCCTTCGGCGTGCGGACGACTATGTCGGCCACTTCCGGCCGCCCGCGAAGCGCCGAGGCGGCGGTCTGGGCCATAGCGGCGTTCTGGCCGGGCCTCATGAAGGCGCTGATCGACTGATTGCGGCCAAGCGCATCGCCCATCCGCTGGACGTTGCCGAGCAACAGATAGAACGCCAGCGGCAGCGCCAGCGCCACGCCCATCACGGCCACCGTGAGCAGCGTGCCCAGCGGCCGGGCACCGAGCCGGCGCAGGCTGATCGACATACTCCACGCGTGGTGCTCGCGCCAGGCGCCGAGCTTGCGCGGTTCGCTGCGGCGGGTCTTTTCCGGCTCGGGGGCTCTGCGAGGTTCGCGGACGGCGTTCATATGACCTCCGTGGCCGGAACGTCGGCGATCAGCTTGCCGTGGTCGAGCACGACGACGCGCTTCTTCATGCGCTTGATCAACATCAGGTCGTGGCTGGCGACGAGCACGGCCGTGCCGACGGCCTGGAATTCCGCAAACAAGGTCATGATCTCCATCGCCAGTTGCGGGTCGAGATTGCCGGTGGGCTCGTCGGCGATGAGCACCGCCGGCTTGGCGACGATGGCGCGCGCGATGCCCACGCGTTGCTGCTCGCCCGTGGAAAGTGCCTCAGGCAGCTGCTTCTCGTAGCTCAGCAGGCCGACCTTTTCCAACGCTGCGCGCACTCGCCTGCCACGATCGGCGGGCGGAACGCCGGCAATGACCAGCGGCAGTTCCACATTGGAGAACACGGTGCGGTCGAGCAGCAGGCGATGGTCCTGGAAGACCATGCCGAGCTTGCGTCGTATACGGGGGATATCGCCGGGGCGAACCGTATTGAGTTTCTGGCCGTCGAGCGTGACCACGCCGTTGGTGGGGCGCTCGATCATTGCCAGCAGCTTCAGCAGCGTGCTCTTGCCCGCGCCGGAGTGTCCGGTGACGAAGGCCATCTCGCCCGCGTCGACGTGGAAGGACACATCGGTAAGGGCCTGGTGACCGCCCTCGTACCGTTTGCTCACCAGATCGAAACCGATCACCGCATCACCCATTGGCCCGTGAATCTCGAGAGGATAAGGGATGTAGTGAGGAATTGTGGGCGCCGCCATGGTGGCGAGAAGCCCACGGAACAAAGGTAGGAGCCACCCTGGTGGCGAAAAGCCAACGAAGCGGTGTAGCAGCAAGGCAAGCCCCTATCGCCAGCAGGCTGGCTCCCACCGCAAGCCCGCATCGCCAGCAGGCTGGCCTCCCACCGGCAAGCTCCCCTCGCCGCCATGGCGGCTCCTACAACTGCCGCTGGATCATCGACCGCCGAACAAGCGACCGATACGACGCAGCAAACCGACCTTCTCCTTCGGCGGTGCGGCGGCCGGCGCAGGAGAAGGTGCCGGACGCGTGGCGGTCACCTGGCGCGACGGGCGACGCGTCGCACCGTTCTGGCCGTCCGCGGCGCGTGGCGTGGCGGCCTTCTCGGCGCGCGGGGCGCCGTTGTTGCCGGAGGCGTCTGCGCCCTCGCCGGTACCGCGGCCCCGTCCGCCGCGACGGCGACGGCGCTTCTTCGGCGCCGAGGCGTCGGCCATCGCTTCCGCAGCAGCCGGCAAGTCGGCCACGGTCTCGGCCACTACCACCGTCTTCACCGGCACTTCGGTCGGTGAGGCAGCCGGACGATCTTCGCGCGGCGGGCGCGGACGGCGCTCGCGGCCGCCGGAGCGCTCGCCCGAACGACTACCGGTACGCGAACCGCCACGACCGCCCTTCTCGGGCGGTGCGCCACGGGTCGGCACGTGACCGCCGGTATCGTTCGGGTCGTCGACCTCGTCCTGCACGCCATCGGCGCGGGGCCGCGGCGCCGGCATCACCAGCATCTTCGCCTCGATCGACGCGGTGGGAATCTTCTGGTTGATGTAGGCCTCGATGTCCGGAAGGCCCATGGCGTAGAGATCGCAGGCGAAGCTGATCGCGTCGCCCTCGGCGCCGAGGCGCGCGGTGCGGCCGATGCGGTGGACGTAGTCTTCCGCATCCTGCGGCAGGTCGTAGTTGAAGACGTGGCTAACGGCCGGGATGTGCAGGCCGCGGGCAGCGACGTCGGTGGCCACCAGGAGGTCGATCTGGCCCTCCTGGAAGCGCTGCAACAGCTTCTGGCGCTTCACCTGCGGCACGTCGCCGGAGATGGCGCCGACGCGGAAGTTGTGTCGCTTCAGGCGATCCGTGATCCGCTCGGCGGCGGCCTTGGTGTTGACGAAGATGATGCTGCGCTCGGCCTTGCTCTCTTCGAGCAGGTTGAACAGCAGCGGCATCTTTTCTTCCTTCGACGGGAAGTAGACGACCTGGCGCACGCGGTCGGCGGTGATGTTGTCCGTTTCCACCACGAGCTTCTCGGCTTCGTGCATGTGCTCGTAAGCCAGCTCCAGCACGCGGTGGCTCAAGGTGGCGGAGAACAGCAGCACCTGCCGCTTCTCGCGCGCCGGGAGGCGACGGAAGATGAAGCGGACGTCCTTGATGAAGCCGAGGTCGAACATGCGGTCCGCCTCGTCGATGACCATGACCTCGACGCTGCCGAAGCCGAACACGTCCTGCTTGTAGTAGTCGAGCAGGCGGCCCGGCGTGGCGATGATGATGTCGCAGCCATCGCGAAGCTGCTGACGCTGCTTGTCGTAGTCGACGCCGCCGTAGATGAGCGCGCTGCGCAGGCCGGTGGCCTTGCCGATGGCCTGGAAGTCCTTCTCGATCTGGATCGCCAGCTCGCGCGTGGGCGCGATGACCAGGGCACGGGGATCGGAATCCTTGCGGTCGGGCTGGGCCGGGTGCTTGAGCAGGCGATCCATCAGCGCGACGAGGAAGGCGAAGGTCTTGCCGGTGCCCGTCTGGGCCTGGCCGGCGACGTCGCGCCCCGCCAGCGCCACCGGAAGGGTCAACGCCTGGATGGGCGTGCAGCGCGTGATGCCGGCAGCGGCGAGGCCTTGGTGAAGCAGCGGGTGGAGATCGAGGTTTTCGTAGAAGACGTCGGTGAGAACGGTTTGGGACATGGAGTTGAAGGACCTGGACTGGCGCGCCGCGGGTGAGCGGCGGCGCCCCATGGGCGTGTATGGCCTGGGGCGGTGGGTGATCCGGCGGGCGTCACGGGAGAGTCGAAGGGCGACCGGTTGTCAGCCGGGGGCCGCACGACGCGCCCGGCGCACGGTGGCCGGAGGCGGCGGCGCGCGACCCGACGGTTCCCGCTGGCATAGGTGAAAAAGCTCGCCGAAATCTGGCGGCGGACGGATCATGAACGGCCGGAGCCTGTTCACCTATGTCAACGAGAACCGATCCGTCGGCGCCCTTGAATCGCTTGAATCGCGCCCCGAGTTGGGTTGGAATGAGGGCCGCCGGCTGCAATGGCCAAGACCTTCGGTTCCGGTTGGACCCGTGACACGGGGCTCCTTAGTGTAGCCGATGCCAGCGTCACGGTCGTCAACCCCCTTCTACCCCTCCCTGGAGACCACGGTGAGCGACAAGATCACCCACACGAGCGACGCTGCCTTTTCGAAGGACGTGCTTGAATCCGATACCCCCGTCCTGCTCGATTTCTGGGCGGAATGGTGCGGTCCCTGCAAAGCCATCGCTCCCGCGCTCGAACAGCTTGCCCACGAGTACGAGGGCAAGGTGAAGATCGTCAAGATCAACATCGACGAGAACCAGCAGACGCCGCGTACATTCGGCATCCGCGGCATCCCGACCCTGATGGTCTTCAAGGACGGCAAGGTCGCCGGCACTCAGATCGGTGCCGTGAACAAGGGCGTGCTCGCCGAGTTCATCGACAAGTCGATCTGACGGTTCGCTTCACGTTCCTCTCTTATGCCGCCGCGTGAGGCGCTTTACGCCGCGCCTCACGCGATGCTAGGCTCTAGGAGTTCGCCGGGACACCGCTTGTCCCCCACGCTGCGAACCCTCTCCCTCTTTTCTTCCAACGGCGCCCCGTGAGGTTTGCCCGTGTCCGATATCGAAACCAAAGATTCCATCGACGCCAAGGGCGCCGGCGATCAGCCTGCGACCGAAGCCCGTCCGCGCGGCCGCCGCAAGGCACCTGCCCCCGAGACCCCCGCGGTCGAGACGAGCGCTCCGGTGCCGGCTCCCGCCAAGCCTGCCCCTGCACCTTCTCCGGCCCCTCAGGCTGAGTTGCAGTTGGGCAATGCGCCGTCGGGCGATTCCCGTCCGGCACCCGCACAGCAGCAGGCCGAAGGCCGGGATCAGGGCCAGCAGGGCCAGCCGCAGGGGGGCCACCAGCCCGGCCAGCCGCAGGCTCGCGGCGAGAACCCGAACCCGCAGCAGAACAACCGTAATGACCGCAACGACCGTAACGATCGCGAAGGCCGCGGCCGGCGGCGCCGGAACGAACGCAACCAGCAGCAGCGCCCGGGTGGCGGTGGTGGCGGAAACGGCAACGGCGGCGGCAACTACCAGCACCCGCGCAACAACAACGGCTACCCCGTCGACGACGACGAGAACGCCGACGCAGGCAGCAACGACCGCCTGATCAACCTCACCGAACTCAAGCGCAAGAACTCCATCCAGTTGCTTGAGTTCGCCGAGTCGCTCGGTGTCCGCGAAGGCGTGGCCCGCCAGCGCAAGCAGGATGTGGTCTTCAACATCCTCAAGGCTCATGCGCGCTCTGGGGGCGGCATCTGGGCGGAAGGCGTGCTCGAGATCCTGCAGGACGGTTTCGGCTTCCTGCGCTCGGCCGACGAGTCCTATCTCGCCGGTCCGGACGACATCTACGTGTCGCCCAGCCAGATCCGCCGCTTCAACCTGCGCACCGGCGACTACATCACCGGACGCGTCCGCCATCCGAAGGAAGGCGAGCGTTACTTCGCCATGCTCAAGGTCGACGACATCAACGGCGACCCGCCGGAAGCGTCGAAGAACAAGCTGCTGTTCGAGAACCTGACCCCGCTGTTCCCGCGCAAGGCGTTCAAGCTGGAACGCGGCAACGGTTCCACCGAAGACATCACCGGTCGCATCCTCGACCTGGTGGCGCCGATCGGCCGAGGGCAGCGTGGCCTCATCGTCTCCCAGCCGAAATCGGGTAAGACGATGATGCTGCAGAACATCGCGCAGGCCATCCAGTACAACCATCCGGACGTCCATCTGATCATGCTGTTGATCGACGAACGCCCGGAAGAAGTCACCGAAATCGCCCGCACCGTCCGTGCCGAAGTCATCAGCTCCACCTTCGACGAGCCCGCCGTGCGTCACGTGCAGGTCGCCGAGATGGTGATCGAGCGCGCCAAGCGCCTGGTCGAGCACAAGAAGGACGTGGTGATCCTGCTCGATTCGATCACCCGCCTCGCTCGCGCCTACAACACCGTGGTGCCGAGCTCGGGCAAGGTACTCACCGGTGGTGTCGACGCCAACGCACTCCAGCGCCCGAAGCGTTTCTTCGGCGCCGCGCGCAACGTCGAGGAAGGCGGCAGCCTCACGATCATCGCTACGGCGCTGACCGATACCGGCTCCAAGATGGACGAGGTGATCTACGAGGAGTTCAAGGGCACCGGCAACATGGAAGTGCACCTGTCCCGTCGTATCTCCGAGAAGCGCGTCTACCCGGCGATCGACATCAACCGTTCGGGCACCCGCCGCGAAGACCTCCTGATCGACCCGGACCTGCTCGCCAAGATCTGGATCCTGCGCAAGCTCCTCCACCCGATGGACGAACTCGCCGCTATGGAGTTCATGCTCGACAAGATGAAGAACACCAAGTCCAACGACGAGTTCTTCAACTCGATGAAGCGCTGACCTCGCGGGTGCCGGAAAGGGGCCAGCCAAGCGGCCTCTTTCCCACCTGTCGATCGAAAGCGTGAGGCAAAAGCCGGATCTGAGGCTCAGAATCGGCTGTTGAGTTTAGGCCTCTTAACTTTTAGAGTAGCCCCTAAGTGGACTGGGAGACCCCGGTCGGCGTCATGGCCTCGGTGTGATCACCGGGGCTTTTCGCTTTCTGGGTGCGGGAAAATTTTCAATCCCCACCCCTCGAAATCTACGCCAACACGTCGGCGCCCTCCCTTACAAAAGAATTTGCTTCGCAGAACGTCGAACGCCCGGTTCGGCCGATCAGGTTTCAACACGGAAAGACCTATCGGCCGCGCGACCAGGTCAGCAAGCTGCAGCCCAGAAGAGTTGGTCTTCTTGTCGGCGAACACGATCACGAACGGAAGCTGCTTGCCCCACCGATTGGCGCCATCGCAAATCCGGCGAAACTCAAGCTCGAGATCCCTATCCTCTTTCTTTCCTCGGCATTCCACGACCACATGCGTCGGCAAGCATTCCTGCCCTTTTTCACCGACGAGTTCGAAGAGCGTCTCCAGGCAGAATCCAAGCGCTAGGTGATAGGGGTTGCTACCCCATTGAGATCGCTCGCGCAGACGAGCCTT includes:
- a CDS encoding DUF3800 domain-containing protein, yielding MTQRKEDRFKDGEDRAEGQFDLPFASPSTRPEVAPLPTVPLIQRSHYVIYVDESGDHGLEAVDPNYPVFALAFCVFHKGHYAERVVPAIEMFKFKHFGHDTVILHEHDIRKEKGEFRFIDREHKEAFLDELTGIIDSSNFILISCVIDKARLRERSQWGSNPYHLALGFCLETLFELVGEKGQECLPTHVVVECRGKKEDRDLELEFRRICDGANRWGKQLPFVIVFADKKTNSSGLQLADLVARPIGLSVLKPDRPNRAFDVLRSKFFCKGGRRRVGVDFEGWGLKIFPHPESEKPR